DNA sequence from the Candidatus Afararchaeum irisae genome:
AGAGTTCCTCGGCGAGGTCGAGACTGAGGGCGCGCTCAGTACGAAACACAAAGAGCTTACAGCCGTCTCGCTCTCGGTCGTGACTCACTGTAAATGGTGCATAGCTTACCACGTCAAGAACGCCGTCGAGGAGGGCGCGATCCCCGACGAGATCAGAGAGGCGGGATGGATGGCTGTTCTGATGGGTGGAGGTCCCGCGCTGATGTACTACCAGTTGGTCGAGAAGGCTGTCGACGAGATGGCTTAGCGGGAAATCCTTTTGTATCTGCGTCACTAACTCAAAGTTAAGGAGTGGTTGAGATGACAAGAAGAAACCCGTTTGACGAGATCTTCGAGGAGATAAACAGGATGATGAGGCAGCTCGCCGACGAGAACTCGGAGATGAGGGCATACAGCTTCGGTCTCACGCCCGATGACCTGCGTGAGAGAGCTACGACTGATGTCTCGCGCGAGGAGCCCTCCGGCACAGACACCGAGACCTCACCCCGTGTCGAGGTGTTCGACGACGACGACTCCGTGAGGGTCGTAGCGGATCTCCCGGGTGTCAGAAAGGACGACATCAGTCTCAGTGGAACCGATGAAAGTCTCAGGATACGTGCATCGACCGACGACAGGAACTACGACACGACAGTACAGCTTCCCGAGAGGGTTGACCCCGACACCGCGGAGGCGACCTACCGAAACGGGGTTCTCGAAACGACCCTCGAGAAGGAAGAAGACATAAGAGGAAAGGAGATAGACATAGAGTAATGGGAGATTACGAATACCTACCTGATCCGAGAGAAGACCTGTCTCCTGAGGAACGCAGGGATCTCAAGAAGACACTCAACGAGTGGATAATCGAGGACTTCACTCCTCACGTAGCTAGTTAGTTAACGCCCTAGTTTCTCGTGTGACTCCGAGAGATGGCGTGAAGCAAGCGCGGCGTGTAGGCTTAGCTCGCCCGCGACTGCGGCACCTCCTATTATCTCGGCGAACGCCCTCGCGTTTCCACCCGGAGGATCGCCCCCGCCTTCTACGCCCAGGATAGACAGAGCCTCGTTCTGTGTCTCAAGCGAGGTACCACCGCCGACTGTACCGACCTCTACGGCGGGGAGGGTCACGCTGAAGTAGAGGTCGCCGTCCTTGACAGACGCAGTCGTCGTAGCCATCGATCCCTCGACGACCTGTGCGGGATCCTGTCCCGTGGCGATATAGACGGCTGAGAGGACGTTCGAGACGTGGGCGTTGAATCCGAACGATCCCGCCCTCGCGCTTCCGACGAGTGTCTTTCTCGAGTTGACCTCGGCTACGTTCTCAGGGGTCGTGTTGAGGACGTTCTCGACGGTCGACCTCTCCATCTCGACGTCGGCACTTACTGTTCTTCCGCGCCCCTCTATCTGGTTTATCGCTGCGGGCTTCTTGTCGGTACACATATTGCCCGATAGCGCGATAAGACTCGCGCCTGTCTCTTCCTCGACGACCTCCGAGACGGCACGGCTCGCGACGGTAGCCATGTTCATTCCCATAGCGTCCTTGGTGTCGTAGCTCAGACGCAGATAGAGGCTGTCGCCAGCGACGTAGGGGTCTGCGGCGACCAACTCGCCGTGGCTCGTGGTCTCCTCGGCGGCTGTCTTGACCGTCTCGAAGCTCTCGGAGAGCCAGTCGACGACCTCCTTGGCGTGTTCGACTCCCTCTACACGGAAAACGGGCGCGCGTGTCATCGAGTCCTTGAAGAGACGTGAACTCACACCGCCGGA
Encoded proteins:
- a CDS encoding carboxymuconolactone decarboxylase family protein, translated to MASDSHSDGGDRDGDETTIEDLIETVEDLERQGRELPDMEDLYSQVSESLAKFGETSPDEMAAFGEFLGEVETEGALSTKHKELTAVSLSVVTHCKWCIAYHVKNAVEEGAIPDEIREAGWMAVLMGGGPALMYYQLVEKAVDEMA
- the hmgA gene encoding hydroxymethylglutaryl-CoA reductase (NADPH), producing the protein MKDSGLYDRVVDGDVPLYAVEDEAESADEAVEVRRKVIEEETGASLANVGEYVFDAETATDKNVENMVGGIQIPLGVAGPLRVDGEYASGEYYVPMATTEGALVASTNRGASAATESGGVSSRLFKDSMTRAPVFRVEGVEHAKEVVDWLSESFETVKTAAEETTSHGELVAADPYVAGDSLYLRLSYDTKDAMGMNMATVASRAVSEVVEEETGASLIALSGNMCTDKKPAAINQIEGRGRTVSADVEMERSTVENVLNTTPENVAEVNSRKTLVGSARAGSFGFNAHVSNVLSAVYIATGQDPAQVVEGSMATTTASVKDGDLYFSVTLPAVEVGTVGGGTSLETQNEALSILGVEGGGDPPGGNARAFAEIIGGAAVAGELSLHAALASRHLSESHEKLGR
- a CDS encoding Hsp20/alpha crystallin family protein, producing the protein MTRRNPFDEIFEEINRMMRQLADENSEMRAYSFGLTPDDLRERATTDVSREEPSGTDTETSPRVEVFDDDDSVRVVADLPGVRKDDISLSGTDESLRIRASTDDRNYDTTVQLPERVDPDTAEATYRNGVLETTLEKEEDIRGKEIDIE